A window of Scophthalmus maximus strain ysfricsl-2021 chromosome 10, ASM2237912v1, whole genome shotgun sequence contains these coding sequences:
- the smndc1 gene encoding survival of motor neuron-related-splicing factor 30 — translation MSDDLMKQLSSYKAQLQQVEVALSTDQDNEDLLKLQKDLQEVIDLTKDLLTSQPSEGASSTNGLETVPTKHSWKVGDRCLAAWSQDGQVYEAEIEELDRENGTAAVTFTGYGNAEVIPLQNLKAAEEGKRSDEDGSLKPKSKKEQIAEQREYKKKKAQKKVLRMKELEQEREEQKSKWQQFNNKAYSKNKKGQVKRSIFASPESVNGKVGVGTCGIADKPMTQYNDTSKYNVRHLMPQ, via the exons ATGTCGGACGACTTGATGAAGCAGTTAAGCAGCTACAAAGCTCAGCTGCAGCAAGTGGAAGTTGCCTTATCTACCGATCAAGACAATGAAGACCTCCTAAAACTCCAAAAGGACTTACag gaAGTCATCGATTTGACTAAAGACCTCCTGACCTCACAGCCCAGTGAAGGTGCTTCCAGCACTAATGGCTTAGAGACAGTCCCCACGAAGCACAGCTGGAAAGTGGGGGACAGGTGTTTGGCTGCATGGAGTCAGGACGGACA GGTGTATGAGGCGGAGATTGAGGAGCTAGACCGAGAAAACGGCACTGCAGCCGTCACCTTCACTGGATACGGAAATGCTGAAGTGATCCCTCTACAGAACctcaaagcagcagaggaggggaaacGTTCTGATGAAGACGGGAGCTTAAAGCCTAAATCAAA GAAAGAGCAAatagcagagcagagagagtataagaagaagaaagcccAGAAGAAAGTGCTGAGGATGAAGGAGTtggaacaagagagggaggaacaAAAGTCCAAGTGGCAGCAGTTCAACAACAAAGCCTACTCAAAGAACAAGAAAGGACAG gTAAAGAGGAGCATATTTGCATCTCCAGAAAGCGTGAATGGAAAGGTGGGAGTGGGAACGTGTGGCATTGCAGACAAGCCTATGACCCAGTACAATGACACGTCAAAATACAATGTCAGACATCTAATGCCCCAATGA
- the LOC118284279 gene encoding alpha-2A adrenergic receptor-like, producing the protein MGCLNSSSGNETLLGRHPYTLQTSVPLTILVGILILLTVFGNVMVVIAVTTSRALRAPQNLFLVSLACADILVATSVMPFSLANELMGYWYFGKVWCEIYLALDVLFCTSSIVHLCAISLDRYWSVTQAIEYNLRRTPRRIKCTVLIVWVLAAIISFPPLITMKKDEGKEDRPECKINEEKWYIIFSSTASFFAPCVIMIMVYVRIYQVAKKRTRALPGEKQRENGNVEDARCGLDPTERKDIDGSEVEVGDDGDEEPSSSDGNDTILCSLKKKTGLRTTKGAQVTPGEPPPKPEPQPSVRASRWKGRQYRERRFTFVLAVVMGVFVLCWFPFFFTYTLTAVCDTCCVPETLFKMFFWFGYCNSSLNPVIYTIFNIDFRRSFKKILCKMDRRGL; encoded by the coding sequence ATGGGCTGTCTTAACTCCAGCAGTGGAAATGAGACTCTGCTTGGGAGGCACCCTTATACTCTGCAGACTTCTGTGCCTCTCACGATACTGGTGGgtatcctcatcctcctcacgGTTTTTGGAAATGTCATGGTAGTAATTGCTGTGACAACAAGCCGAGCCCTGAGAGCACCTCAAAACTTGTTTTTAGTCTCTCTGGCATGTGCCGACATCCTGGTTGCCACTTCAGTGATGCCATTCTCTTTAGCGAACGAACTGATGGGTTACTGGTACTTTGGCAAAGTGTGGTGTGAAATCTACCTGGCTTTGGATGTGCTCTTCTGCACCTCGTCCATCGTTCACCTGTGTGCCATCAGCCTGGACCGCTACTGGTCTGTAACTCAAGCGATCGAGTACAACCTGAGAAGGACACCACGCAGGATTAAATGCACAGTCCTCATAGTTTGGGTACTGGCAGCCATCATTTCATTCCCTCCACTCATCACTATGAAAAAGGATGAAGGTAAAGAGGATAGACCTGAATGTAAAATCAATGAGGAGAAATGGTACATTATATTCTCCAGCACTGCCTCCTTCTTTGCACCCTGCGTCATCATGATCATGGTGTACGTTAGGATCTACCAGGTTGCCAAGAAAAGAACAAGAGCCCTGCCAGgtgaaaagcaaagagagaatGGAAACGTCGAGGATGCAAGATGTGGTCTGGACCCCACTGAGAGAAAAGACATAGATGGAAgcgaggtggaggtgggggacGACGGAGACGAAGAACCCTCCTCTTCTGATGGAAACGACACCATCCTGTGTTCCCTGAAGAAAAAGACGGGTCTCAGGACAACCAAAGGGGCTCAGGTGACGCCTGGAGAACCCCCTCCAAAGCCGGAGCCGCAGCCCAGTGTGAGAGCGAGCAGGTGGAAAGGAAGGCAGTACAGAGAGAGGCGCTTCACGTTTGTTCTGGCTGTGGTCATGGGAGTGTTTGTCCTCTGCTGgttcccctttttcttcacatacacactcactgcGGTGTGTGACACCTGCTGCGTCCCAGAGACATTGTTCAAGATGTTTTTCTGGTTTGGCTATTGCAATAGTTCACTTAATCCTGTTATATACACTATATTCAATATTGACTTTAGAAGGTCTTTTAAAAAGATTCTTTGCAAAATGGACAGAAGAGGCTTGtaa